From a single Apium graveolens cultivar Ventura chromosome 2, ASM990537v1, whole genome shotgun sequence genomic region:
- the LOC141686943 gene encoding uncharacterized protein LOC141686943: MEKAFALTKVNDDLKTDYASYFLKNDSNYCWESTRALEGEGPIPWTRFTELFLEKYFLDCLRNQMEMEFLELKQGDRNVTEYEAKFIELARIVPEYVSSEARRAKRAAKERGEKKRKFEGGPAKSEQEGSSQKFQRRFERNKDGKFRRQNFPQARPGTTSVSSTLTKSSKPVIDCKTYGKKHNGQCRENVNCFECGPKGHYSTECKSENPKVTSFSCGKVGHIARNCKSATQDSIGGSASQGPAKSTARARTFKND, translated from the exons atggagaaggcttTTGCTCTCACCAAGGTGAATGATGATTTAAAGACAGACTATGCTAGTTACTTTCTAAAGAATGATTCGAACTATTGCTGGGAGTCTACGCGAGCCTTGGAAGGAGAGGGTCCTATTCCCTGGACCCGATTCACAGAactgttcttggaaaaatattttctgGATTGTCTCCGGAATCagatggagatggaatttttggaattgaagcaaggagaTAGAAATGTCAcggagtatgaagccaaattcaTAGAATTGGCTCGTATAGTACCAGAGTATGTAAGTTCAGAGGCTCGgagagcgaagcg AGCTGCTAAGGAAAGAGGtgagaagaagagaaagtttgaaggtgggCCTGCGAAGTCAGAACAAGAAGGATCAAGCCAAAAGTTTCAGCGACggtttgaaaggaacaaagaCGGGAAATTCAGGAGGCAGAATTTCCCACAAGCTAGGCCTGGTACTACCTCAGTCAGTTCTACTCTGACAAAGTCCAGCAAGCCGGTGATCGATTGTAAGACATATGGAAAGAAGCACAATGGTCAGTGTAGAGAGAACGTTAACTGTTTTGAGTGTGGCCcgaagggtcattattccactGAGTGTAAATCTGAGAACCCAAAAGTAACCAGTTTTAGCTGCGGTAAAGTAGGACATATTGCTAGGAACTGCAAATCAGCTACCCAGGACAGTATAGGAGGAAGTGCATCTCAAGGACCAGCAAAAAGTACAGCTAGAGCTAGAACTTTCAAAAATGACTAA